gaggcttgagcTCATAACCCTGacaccaagagtcacatgctctaccaattgaggcagccaggtgccccccctacaatcagatattttaatttaGCCCATTTCTGACAAGCCCTAAGAGCTTCTGAGAAACCACAACATCTCTGTTCAATATAGAGGATAcaaatttattccattttatttgtggTGGAAAATAGGACACAGAAAGGTTGGCTAACTTGGCTAGCATCCAGTAAAAACCACTAAAGATCTGGCGCCTCCCAGTGGCTTATTCCTACTTATTACaacagttttatctttttatttattatttttacttatttatttttaaataatctctacacccaatgtggggcttgcacTCGCTCCCATGAAATcacgagtcacatgctctatctaccaactaagccagccaggagcccccagtcttatctttttaaaaagataggggAAGgcactggggggctcagtcagttaagtggctgcctttggttccagtcatgatcccagggtcctaggattgagcctcacctcaggctccctggtcagtgggcaacctacttctccctctccactgcttgtgctctctcctgcgCTCaatccccacctccctctcaaataaaaaaaaatctttaaaaatattttttttttaataataaaaaaaattaaaagatggaaCATCAGTACCTGGCAGTGTGATGTTGGCAAAAATTGGCTGTCCATCAACATTGAGAGATGGCACAAATAGTTCAGTTTGGTTAACCAGAAGCCCATCATATGTCCCGGCATCTCGAAAGAGCCAAAGGTGACCTGTTAAAATAAGCAGAGGCTGTTATGCAGCTACACACCCATTTTCTGCATCTTCCTTGACTGACACTGAAGTACCCGCCTCTCATTCTGCTTAAATATTGAACAAAACCCTTCCAACAAATAATATTATCTTACTCAATCGTCACAACAGATCTATTTACATATGAGAAGAGCTCTAAAAAAAGCCAAGTAACTTGGTCAAGGGAAAAGGGACAGTAAGGAAAAAAGAGCATGTACTTGCGGCTCCAAATACCATGCCTTTTCTGCTACCATGATCAAACAGCAAACATGAATTGCAAATCACACCAAACACTGCaaactaaaataatttcactAACTCCTTACATCTGTgcttctcaaggaaaaaaaaggtgcAAAAACATCAAGTTGAGAAAAAGCCAGCCGGAAAAAGGTAAGTTCGGTAGTCAAAGACTAAACGAATCTCTTGTATGAAAAAtcaaaagagggacgcctgggtggctcagcggctgagcgtgtCCGCCTTttgctcagggggtgatcccagatccagggatcaaatgtgaggagcctgcttcgccctctgcctgtgtctctgcctgtgtctctgagtgtctcaagaataaataaataaagtctcttcaATCAATCAGTCGCTGTCACTGACCTGCCTAAAAACTCAACACCCCTTTTCTTCCCAGGGGGGATAAACCTTTCGGGCTTCGTCTCCCGCCATCCGGTGCCTTGTCCTCCCCCCCTCCTCTCGCTGGGTCAGCCCCGCACGCGGCCCGCTCCGGGAGGCGCTCCCCAAGGGACATGACACGCCCCTCCCGTCCCGAGCAGGTTACCCGTTGACGCCTCCGTcagtccccgcccccgcccgggttCCCCTGGGACGTGGGGACCCTACGCGGACCCGGCCCACTGGGGACACGCGGGCATTAGGCAGGCAGCACTTTCAGGGGGAACCGACATGTGTGACGGGAAGAGCCCCTCAAATGAGAATTACCCAGTCGCCTGAAGAATTAGCTGCCACTTACTAGTAGCGTCCAACTGCATCTGTCACAAACTCGGGGGGCTCCAGCAGGCGCTCGCTGCGCCCCGGGAGGAAGGGGGGCCCCGGCGGCGGAGGGGGGCCGGGCCCGGCGACCGCGGCCCGCCTACCTCGGTAGCTGTGGATGCGGCGGCCCGTGCCCGGCGGCAGCGTCGGGTAGGGCTGCGGCTCGCCGTCGAAGTTGAGCCACACCGGCAGCACGACGCGCGGGCTGCGGTTGCAGAAGATGACCTGGGACGGCTCGCACGAGTTCACCGAGCGCAGCACCGGCCGCGGCTGCCCGGCCTCCATCTCCGCCGCAGCGCCCGGCTCCTCCGGGTCAGACTCTTCCGGGCCGGACTCCTCCGCGCCAGACTCCTCCCCGCCGGACTCTTCAGGGCCCACCTCCTCGGCGCCCACCTCCTCGGCGCCCGCCTCGGCCTCCTCCACGCTCCCTGCCTTCCGGGGCATTACCTCCCGGAGCCTAGACAACGCGAGGCCCGCCGCCGGGGATTTGCGGGcctcgcggggcggggcggggcggggcggggcggggcggggcggggcgtgctgcgtgcgtgcgtgcgtgcgtgcgtgcgcggCCCCGCAAGCGTGCGCGCTGTTT
This window of the Canis lupus dingo isolate Sandy chromosome 20, ASM325472v2, whole genome shotgun sequence genome carries:
- the VHL gene encoding von Hippel-Lindau disease tumor suppressor produces the protein MPRKAGSVEEAEAGAEEVGAEEVGPEESGGEESGAEESGPEESDPEEPGAAAEMEAGQPRPVLRSVNSCEPSQVIFCNRSPRVVLPVWLNFDGEPQPYPTLPPGTGRRIHSYRGHLWLFRDAGTYDGLLVNQTELFVPSLNVDGQPIFANITLPVYTLKERCLQVVRSLVKPENYRRLDIVRSLYEDLEDHPNVRKDLERLTQEHIENQRMEGETEDFN